The genomic region ACGAGCCTGGATCAGCAATACACCTACCGGCGATTGGATCTACCGGCAGCGACCCCTGCGGTACGGGCTGGACCTTTTTCTAGTGGGTTTGGGAGCCCAGGTGGGGATTTTGCCGGTGATGCTCTCCGTATTCCATACCGTTTCCGTTTATGTCCTCATTGCCAACCTGGTCGTCATACCGCTAGCGGGCCTGGCCGTGATCGCGGAATTACTGGCCCTGTTAGGTCTGCTGGTGTGGGAAGCGCTGGGGACTATATTCGCCAATGCCGCCTGGTTGTTTTTGGCACTCATCCAGGCATCAGTGGATCTGCTTTACCGGCTGCCACACCCCCAGATGATTGTCGGTAGGCCAGGTTCTATCGCCCTGGCGGTGTTGGTAATAGCTATTATTGTCTTCCCCTTCTGGTTCCGGCCAGGAAGGCCCCGTTATCGAGTCCGGTTGGCAGCCACGGTATTAGCGGTGGCCAACGTGCTGCTATGGAAATCGGCTCTGGCTGGCCAATGCCTGCAGGTGACCATTCTGGATGTGGGGCAGGGGGACGCCATCCACCTGGCCCTGCCCGACGGGCGCCATATGCTGGTCGACGCCGGCATGCGAAATCCATGGTATGATCGCGGGGAGCAGGTGGTGGCACCTTATCTTCGGGGACAGGGCGTCAGCAGCCTCAAAGCGGCAGTCATAAGCCACCCCCAGGCCGACCATATGGGGGGCTTGCTCCACCTGATCGAGCATATGCCTGTTGATGAGATCTGGGATACACCCAGTCGATTCAGCAGTGCCCTCTACACCCGCCTGAAATGGCTAGCTGATTCTATAGGGATAGCCACGCATCCCCTGACCGCTGGAGAGACGGTACAGCTGGGCAAGGTGGATATTTTCGTTCTCTCACCTGACACTTTCCAGCTGGCCAACGCGCGAAAGGTGAATAATGCATCCCTGGTTCTTAAGGTGCAATATGGGGCTACCTCGTTGCTCTTTATGGGCGATGCCGAGCGGGGTGAGGAGCTGCGTCTATTGGCCTATGGCGACT from Candidatus Neomarinimicrobiota bacterium harbors:
- a CDS encoding DNA internalization-related competence protein ComEC/Rec2; the encoded protein is PLPRRYRFLLVGSGLLGYVFLTGAPPSVVRASIMAFLYAWGRSLERRPNLWNLLGAAAIISLLITPRSLFTPSFQLSFAAVAGILYIYPRIRAWISNTPTGDWIYRQRPLRYGLDLFLVGLGAQVGILPVMLSVFHTVSVYVLIANLVVIPLAGLAVIAELLALLGLLVWEALGTIFANAAWLFLALIQASVDLLYRLPHPQMIVGRPGSIALAVLVIAIIVFPFWFRPGRPRYRVRLAATVLAVANVLLWKSALAGQCLQVTILDVGQGDAIHLALPDGRHMLVDAGMRNPWYDRGEQVVAPYLRGQGVSSLKAAVISHPQADHMGGLLHLIEHMPVDEIWDTPSRFSSALYTRLKWLADSIGIATHPLTAGETVQLGKVDIFVLSPDTFQLANARKVNNASLVLKVQYGATSLLFMGDAERGEELRLLAYGDFLRTDWLKVGHHGAGTSSAPPFLNACHPAGAVVSVGEGNVYRHPSPETLARLKSIARVVHRTDRDGALVLRSDGRQWQVADWR